Sequence from the Ictalurus punctatus breed USDA103 chromosome 10, Coco_2.0, whole genome shotgun sequence genome:
tttgttgttagaaagaataaaccaacatgaagaccagagagctgtctatgggagaaaagcaagccattttgaagctgagaaaatcaaacagagccattgcacaagcattgggcatagccaatacaacgaTTTGGAAtgtactgaaaaagaaagaaaccactggtataCTAATAACCAAACAAGGAACAGGTCAGCCAGGGAAAACAAGACCAGTTAGTGACAAAAATATTGTTaggctgtgaagaaaaacccaaaaacaacagtcagtaacatcaccaacaaacttcacagggcagaggtgaaggtatcacaatccactgttcaaagaagacttcaagtgcattaatctagaggccataccacaagatgcaaaccactcatcagcagtaagaatcagaaagcccgattggaattcacaaagattAACAGAGATGAATCcagaaaagttctggaaccacgaataacctctaccaaagtgatggaaaggccaaagtgtggagaaagaatggatctgctcatgacccaaaacatacaagctcatctgtcaaacatggtggaggtagagtcatggcttgggcttgcatggctgcttctggaacattctcactgatctttattgctGATGTAACTCcttgatggtagcagcagaatgacttcagaagtctacagaaagaacctgtcttccaatttacagagaactGTATCCAATCTAATtgagaggaacttcatcatgcagaaaGTCCACAATCGAAAACACACTGCCAGCACAAGAAGGGACTTCATAACAGGAGGGAAACATTGGAACAGTTTGGTGGTGTCGGTGGGTTACTGGCTTAAAAAGTAGGtggccaccaaaggtgccatgttctaagttgtttaacacatgtatatgtaaatatgaggaaatgaaagctgaaaacCTGATCCATCATCTCGTATACATCTATTGCTCTTTTGATGCAGTGCAAATGGCAGAACTGACATTAGCGGACGAGCTACCGCATGATACCCTTCGGAGGTAACGGATATTTAGAGActgttatgttgttgttgttttttgaggATGAACATTATAAGGCGGTTCCATCTGCCACAGCATGTGTCATAGTTTGGCCAGCCCCAGTGGCAGagtaaaactttatttatttatttatttgttttaactTGTATTGCACTGGATGGACGACGCCAAATTCACCTCCGGAATTTCCCTccgtattttgtgtttttttggtacTTCTACTTCTGTACTCTAACTTCTGCTTCAGAGAAATGTGTCTCTTTGGGCTGTTTAGCAGCCATTTTGCACGTTTTTGTGGgtgctaccaaatgcaaatcagctaTGGTGTACAAGCTCCCTGTAATTTACAGTTCATTCTCATTTATTAACATACACCCGGGAATATTAAAAGACAAACCAGTGCTTAGGAAACGTTTGAAAATCCGATGTACATTTTTAGTCTACACAGTTTTACTCAAAGCCCAATGTGTGATGATATACAAAGAACCATGGCAGATGCTCCATTTAAacatgtataattgttgatatggtggtGAATTCTGTGAGCAGATGCTTGTTTAACATCtgtgaaaggagtctccagtgtcagagatccGTAGGCCGAGGTAAACCTTGATGTTTTCTGACAAAGTCTTCAGGATTGTCAGCTTTACAGTTTCTTTCCTAACATGACGAGcttattcgttttttttttttgtcttaataatttcaataaagtgggggaaaaaatgagagGCTTAACTTTAgcataatgaataaaaagtatgacgtgtcataatttaacaaataaagcgtgtttcatcacaccaccccatcagtGACTAGGTTGCTATAACAACATGCCCAAGCATCATGTTTTAGTCTTTACATATTATACAAGTTGTGTCATTTATTTCAGCAGTGTTCTCACCTTCTGTCCATCCAGGGTGACCCGCAGTGCTAATTTGGTCATACCATCCTCTTTTAGCAGGCTCAGAGAATTGCACAGTGCCAGGCAGAACGCTCGTGCCAGGCGCTCTGTCAGACGGTTATGATTGGCGTAACTGTTCGGGCCATTAGACGGCTCCTCCCGCTGAAGAAAGAACACCTATGAAGTCAAAAATCGGTCAATTCCCCCACACTATAAAACCACTGACGGAATATGAAACAGATACATCAATGGTaacaatagtgtgtgtgtacctctgtCCAACGTATGACCTTTCCACTGGCTCTATACTCTAATCTCTGGTGGGCCTTTACACAAGTTATTGATTCCATAGACTTTCCGTCAATAGGACTGATTATGCTGTGAATCATTAGAGAGTGAAGTCAGGTGGAGGAAAAGACGAGCAATAAACCCACTGGTGTAATACAATAAACGTGTGTAATTAAACAGTAACACTGATTATTTGGTTATTTATCAGTTGAAGCCTGCACCATGGTAAGGATACGCATAACTATGCGAACAAATTCTGTCTCTCACCCCTTATTGAAACGTGGCTCTTCATCCTGCCACCGAATGTGCACGTATTCTTGTCTGTCTGATTGGTGGAGTTTCCCACAGGTCAGGGTGAAGTCTCTCATGTCTCGAAGAGCTCGCCGTAACTCCAGCATGGTTTCCATCGTCACTTGCACCAACAATCCATCTGAGAAGAAAAGAGTCACTCTCTCAATGTCAGTATGAACACATgctgttgtaaatatttgtacgGTGAACTTGTAGACTTgagatgaaataaaacaatcacTGTGAGCTAGCGCTATAGTCAAAACCACCAAGGTCAACTTCAAGACAAGTCCGAGATCAAGAGTCAATAGGGGAATGAGGCCAAGTCAAAGGGAAGGCAAGACCGAGTCAAGATTGAGACCAAAATCCAAATCGTTTTCGAGGACAAGCCGTTACTTCTATAATGATTAGGTCATGTTTTCTAGAAGAAGGAATTAATGATCAAACTTTGTGCatacagaatgaaaaaaaatatttttaatactattaaattttttttttttttttacacagattCTCAGCAGAGACCAAGAACGTATTTAGAAACACCGATACCCAAAACCGAAGTACAAATGTCAACAAGTCTGAGACAAGTTTATCAAACACAATTAAGgctataaccaaaaaaaaaaaaggttcacatGTTTGAAACAGCTAAATATTAGGCAGGAATTGGACCCATGAGCACAATATGCCCACACACAGTGAGTAGGATGGTGAAGGAAGAGCCCAAACATCACAGATttcacatgtacatgtacagttTCAGTCATTCTTGCGTTGTCAAGTTTTAAAATCGACTGTCACTCAAACAACACTTTTATAACGACAAGCTGTGCTGAAgcattgcaaaaataaataaataaataaataaataaataaataaataaaagtccatCCTGAGAGCACAGAACACAGTGCCTGAACTTCACCAAGCGTCATTAGCGATAAACTACAATTGGCATTACGTATCGTGGTCAAATGAGATGAAACCTTTCAGCCTGGGGACTCCAAGCAAGGAACAGCACATGAAAGCCACTGTAGAATATGGTAGTGGAGTATTGATGCGTTGGCGCTGTTTTGTAGCTGGTGGTTTTGGGGCTCTTGTGAAGATTGACGGCATTATTAATGATTAGGTCCCAGAAGATGGTTCAGACCTGGCTAGAGCTTTCAATAAAATGTCGGCTCACCTACATTCAAATGAGCACAGGAAAAGGTTGTAAACGTCTCAATGTACCTGAAAATCGAAGAAGGACGTTCACACGCACAATCCTATGAATATAAAGAACCTTCAAATGTTCTTCATGGAGGAATGAACCAATATCTCCTTCAAAATGTCTCCACCGTTGTTAGCGAATACAGGACGAGACTCGTGTCATTCCGTCGTGTCATTCTCTCCAGGGCAGGTGTCACAAAATATTAAACGCAAGATCATTTAATGATCGAATAATTCTGGAGACATACGTCTTTTTTTACGCTCGGTACTAAAATCTTTCGAACACATTTATTCCCTGAAGGTCTGCCCGACCTGTAATGGTGCAATTTTCAGTTCAAATCGTTTCAGGGACTTTTTGCCTTCTGATTTGCCTTCAGTACGTGAAGGTCAGACTTGATAAGATTTAGGTGTGAGATTAAGTTAGTCTGCCAAGAACATTTAGGAACATATTTGACCAAGAAATGAAAGGCCACAAAAGGCCACTATGATTCGCAGATAAAAGTCAAACGCTTTTGGATCATGAACTCTTCCGAGTTTTCTTCATATTTTCCTTTTCCCCTTACAAAAATTAATCTTCATCTCATCTATCTGACAGACCTTGTACCACAATCTACagaccttttcttttttgttcttaGCAAAATGTAACCATATAATGGCttagaaatgtttatatttatggtTGTCCATCATATATCTATGAGTACAATGAATTCTCCACTTAATTATATCATGACAAACCGCCACACAAACGTGGGTCactgttttattaaattaaacgCATACTGTCTGCTCTAATTGACTGTCCTGCACATTTCTATACATATAGCAAATACACACATTATCACTGCTATTACACTCGTGCAATTTTGGCAAACctcagcaataaataaataaataaataaataaataaataaataaataaataaacaccggTTCACCGTAACGACCAAGACGCATCCGTGATGCGCTGCAACAAGACGGCACTTAAATTAATATAGAAACAGCAAACCTTCAACAATGCTGGATTTGGCCAGGTATCCTGATGAAGCCTTCAGTGCACCACTGAATACAAAAAAACAGGAGCCTGTAACTGAGACagaaaacaaaattatttcattttaatacagGTCTGATTATAAAGCAGCAGAGAATACATTACTATAATGCAGGAGTCGTTCAACTGTATTGTTGACGCCCCCTGGTGATCGTTATTGCTGTCGAACATGTTGGTCCAAAGTTGAACGCGATCGAAAACATCAACATTCCTAGCAACCTTAATAGTGGTTTCCATCCTGTTTGATATCAATTCTGTCATTTAGATTTTTGCACAAAAGACAATACGAAGAGAAATGCTTGAATGATTGATATACACTACCAGGAAAATGTTTCGACTCACTATATTTTGCTGGCGAGGTTTGGGGACACTTGTCCTGAGATAGCAGGCTTACAGCAAATCAACACCAAGTTATTCTGACTGTTCATCCCTAGCCTAAGATGACATAATTCTATCCTGATGAGAGTGCTCTCTGCGAGGATGACCATGTTTCCCCATCTAGAGGCCATGAGGGCTCTGAAAAGTAAGATAAACGATGGCCTTcgcagtcaccagatctgaccACCTATGGAGACTTTCGACTGACGTGTTAGACGACGCTCTCCACGACTATCATCGAAACGCTAATTTATTGAATATATATCAGAAGAAGGGGGTTCATCTCTCCAGAAGAGTTCAGAGACTTGTAGAGTCAATACCGAGgcacactgaagctgttctggtggcccAGCCAGTACGAATCTTCATGCTGGTTTTACctttcatttctgtattttcatTCTTACAAACATTTTTGAAGGTTTACTTAAAATGATAATGTTTCCCCAGAGAAGTATGAACTTAGGAGAAGCCTCCAGCTAAAGCTTGTCCTATTGGGGAACTTTATGAATAGCCTCCTGGGAGCAGCTCCCTCATGAAGCTTGTCGAGATCATTCCAGGAGTTATACAAAGCGTCGTCAGGAATTCTGTTAGGAATTTAAAATACATCAGATCGTTTTGATCTGTTTAAGACTTTTCTCGCTCACTGCTTAATTCCATACATGTTCTTTCATAGCATGTTCTTATAATCTTAAGAAATAAGGATCCTTTCACTGGTAGTGAATTtcacatagaaaaaaaaaatgtaacatatAGCTGaggtggatatatatatatatatatttttggtctATTGATaaattacagagaaaaaaaaaaagtaactaaaacatccatccattttctgtaccacttaacaCGTTTGGAATTAAAGCTAGTCagaaatttgttttgtttatttatttatttttccaacaTTGCACCACAAATCAGGGTTGTTGctgttttattgattttttattaataataattataattatctACTGCTGCCAAACCCTTCAACGGATCAGGTGATTTGTCATCATGGAAAACTAATCTCATTTTACCCCGTATAAGTCTAAAGTCACCCTTGAGTGTTCCCATCTAGTGTCAAGTATGTATATAGTttagtcccttttttttttccctgaacgTGCATATTAACAACAGATAGAATCAAACCTTCTGACACTCTCCGGTGGGCGGAGCCTAATTCATTCCTTCACGTAAACACGTGTGCGTTTGTCTCTCAGACTCtcagcgtgtgtgtttgtgttcgcATTGACGTGTGTAGTGTTTGCTCACTTCTGCGAGGCTGGCTGTGGATGCTGATCGCCTGAGTCTGGTACTGTCCGTCTGCAGTCTGCACACAGATGAGGTGGGAGTCGGCACGCTCGTTAAAGCAAGCGCCCATCGCCAGCAGTTTCTCATTCGACTTACTCAGCACCTTCAGCAGCTGAGCAAGCAACGGGAGAAGAGACGTAACCTGATTAAACCGCGTGCCCTCACAGGTGCAAACAGTAGCTCGGTATGGAATCTTCCGGGGTTTCACGTTATGCTCAGTGGGACTCTTAAATCCCCATCGTTATATCAGGCGGAGACATTTAATTATCCCGGTTACAAATGAACAGCATTAGAGAAGTTGTTTAGCGGTTCGGTGGGCTAACTTACCTCAGCGTGACGGCTTTTAGGGATCGTGATGCACGTGCTCCGTGCCTCCAAATCAACCATGAGCCCCGTCACTACCGGCAACGTGTAACGGTAAAAACGGAAATCCTAGAGATTACACCAGAGGAGACATTAAATATAACATAACGAGCATTAAAACACAGCAGTAAGACGAGGTATAACGATGGAGTCTCACCACAAGGAGCCTCATAATGCTGTTGTTGATCTGACCGAAAAGCGGCTCTCTGAATCGTACACTGAACAGAGGACAGGGATAGACTGCAGGACAGAGAAGACATCAACAATCAGCAACACCAAGGCCGACTGTGTACTGTGCACTTGAATTAATTATccctatttttatttgtttgaccCGATTTTCTCCCAGCTTGGTCAATTTTCCAATTCCCACCTAGCAAGCTCGCCTTTATCACAGGACAGctaccagggagggtgaagacTAGCACGTGCTTCCTCCGAAAAACATGAAGCCAACCGCCGCATCACATGGCAGTTGAAGACACTCGCAGAAAAGCATTAACTgctctcttccacatacatgagtaTACAGATGTCCCTGATTGGTTAGTGCTGCTATGACTGATAGGGGAGTGAGTAAATCCCATACCAGAGCTACTACCagagccaattttgctctcttgaccTCGAACCACGGGTGCTTGTGGCTTCACTAGGATTCGACCTCATAATCTCCCAATCATACGGTGGacattttcttccatttatAAATAGAAGTCATTAGTCAATGCGGAAGTTCTTACATCTATACTCGGCTCCCAAACGCAGCATGAGGCGCAGGGGGAAGGCCCTGGCCCAGGGACTCTCAGCCCGGAGAATGAGCAGGCCGAACAGGAAGGGCTGGGGGGGCAGCGGCAGCCCGTCCAGAGACTGTAACGTGGGACGCACATAGAGAAACCCAGCATGCTCCTCGCTGTCCAGAAAGCCTCGTGCAGCCAACGAATGACTCAGATGATTCAAGAGCTTTCCTGCTGAACAGTTCAAACAAGAGAATAATATGTCTGTAGATCTGAACAACATCGcacccgttttttttttattttatttttttttatagtaaacAAGAGTTCAGTGAACAAAATGCATTTCAAAGTCATTTCATTCTGGGAGCAAACTTTACCTGTCTGTGCATCCCAGTAGATTTGAATGAAGTGATTGAAGATGTCTGTGGGGAATCTCTTTTCTTCTGGTAAACACTGTAATAGCACGACTACCTCTGGCTGACCCACGGCATGCATTCCTTTAGACGTCACACACCAGCACCTCCGGTTTACATCTGTAgaagcaaatacacacacacacacggacatggACATTTGTCGTATTATACTTGTGAGGACCTTTCaatgacataattattaatgtggCTAATTAATGCCATGTTTTCCTAGTGgagaccagccaaatgtccccacaagctCAAAGATATTCCTATCCATGTCTCCagctgtgcacacacacacacacacacacacacacacacacacacacacacacacaacccacaTCCACCAGAACTACACTCCTCCTTAATCACATTGAACAAATGATGTTTTagcaaagaaaaaatatttagcaTATAGTCATGTTGCATATCGATTATTTCCCATTATAAGATTACAAACAAAATATGAGATTATTAAACCAATTTCTAGACATTTGTACTAATCTCAAACTTGAAATAGTCTTATTCGCAGATCATTGTAAGCATTTCTTTCGAGAAAGAAGCTAAATTATTTGCCAGTATAATatgaaaactgtttaaaaatgacTAGTAATAGGTTGAATCGTCTTCTATTTGGTGTATTGCAATCTTATCATAGGAACTAATAGATCGTTTTGTTGCAACGCAGGTCATGACCAGTGGAGTCAGACTTACAGCTGACGATCTTCACCATAGCCAGAAGGTTGGCATTGAGGACAAATACCAGTGGTTCGGTCTGGCCTTGCTCCAACTCCTCGAGCAATGAAGTCTCCGTCCGCTTTTCCTCCACTGTGTAATCTACAAAACACATTTGCTTGAGGCCAATACCTTTCACAGAGTAATTACACAGAACTCAAACAACACTTAGGATTTGTAAGTGTCAGTATAATGTTTGAAGTCTATTTGGGTAGGTATGTTATagaacaggggttcccaaacttttccagggcgaggccccccaaaatagcattaacatttgaccgaggccccccttttgcaagatgtctttaaaacacattaaaatatagacttctgaatatatccctcttttttattaataattacatcttaacattacattagga
This genomic interval carries:
- the zfyve9b gene encoding zinc finger FYVE domain-containing protein 9 isoform X1, whose amino-acid sequence is MRQAVSATLSVWGERRLGYTTLNDSREALLEDSCLMPGLKEDSVVEEKELADGEQDEQEAVVGSSPSTPPALTQGDGPAPEHPETNALPSALRCEPNSGRRGSVNISAPENGSTTVRRGSLGALLVQRCSSLGSTAPQWVPDSQAPVCMKCGSRFSFTKRRHHCRACGKVFCVVCCDLRFRLTHLGGKEGRVCVTCHATLINKTLRKEQKKVWFADSVLSKNETSSANTTPTHRDSVQTHAPAAAHVVSADLSDMPNSPCLEHQEVVNSPKGSSAKPLPHKGLPPILTSTGVKGDYTVEEKRTETSLLEELEQGQTEPLVFVLNANLLAMVKIVSYVNRRCWCVTSKGMHAVGQPEVVVLLQCLPEEKRFPTDIFNHFIQIYWDAQTAGKLLNHLSHSLAARGFLDSEEHAGFLYVRPTLQSLDGLPLPPQPFLFGLLILRAESPWARAFPLRLMLRLGAEYRFYPCPLFSVRFREPLFGQINNSIMRLLVDFRFYRYTLPVVTGLMVDLEARSTCITIPKSRHAELLKVLSKSNEKLLAMGACFNERADSHLICVQTADGQYQTQAISIHSQPRRITGSCFFVFSGALKASSGYLAKSSIVEDGLLVQVTMETMLELRRALRDMRDFTLTCGKLHQSDRQEYVHIRWQDEEPRFNKGIISPIDGKSMESITCVKAHQRLEYRASGKVIRWTEVFFLQREEPSNGPNSYANHNRLTERLARAFCLALCNSLSLLKEDGMTKLALRVTLDGQKMEFLAGSNGQPLPLHYQDSLNQSLSAVVLSVCQRHGHTALQLELIFYILEDIA
- the zfyve9b gene encoding zinc finger FYVE domain-containing protein 9 isoform X2; this encodes MRQAVSATLSVWGERRLGYTTLNDSREALLEDSCLMPGLKEDSVVEEKELADGEQDEQEAVVGSSPSTPPALTQGDGPAPEHPETNALPSALRCEPNSGRRGSVNISAPENGSTTVRRGSLGALLVQRCSSLGSTAPQWVPDSQAPVCMKCGSRFSFTKRRHHCRACGKVFCVVCCDLRFRLTHLGGKEGRVCVTCHATLINKTLRKEQKKVWFADSVLSKNETSSANTTPTHRDSVQTHAPAAAHVVSADLSDMPNSPCLEHQEVVNSPKGSSAKPLPHKGLPPILTSTGVKGDYTVEEKRTETSLLEELEQGQTEPLVFVLNANLLAMVKIVSYVNRRCWCVTSKGMHAVGQPEVVVLLQCLPEEKRFPTDIFNHFIQIYWDAQTGKLLNHLSHSLAARGFLDSEEHAGFLYVRPTLQSLDGLPLPPQPFLFGLLILRAESPWARAFPLRLMLRLGAEYRFYPCPLFSVRFREPLFGQINNSIMRLLVDFRFYRYTLPVVTGLMVDLEARSTCITIPKSRHAELLKVLSKSNEKLLAMGACFNERADSHLICVQTADGQYQTQAISIHSQPRRITGSCFFVFSGALKASSGYLAKSSIVEDGLLVQVTMETMLELRRALRDMRDFTLTCGKLHQSDRQEYVHIRWQDEEPRFNKGIISPIDGKSMESITCVKAHQRLEYRASGKVIRWTEVFFLQREEPSNGPNSYANHNRLTERLARAFCLALCNSLSLLKEDGMTKLALRVTLDGQKMEFLAGSNGQPLPLHYQDSLNQSLSAVVLSVCQRHGHTALQLELIFYILEDIA